The Pecten maximus chromosome 17, xPecMax1.1, whole genome shotgun sequence DNA segment ATGATACAATATGTAGACAACTAGAATTAATCTATCTCTGTAATTCGTGACAAATATCGATATATAGTgacattacagtaaaaacaaaaacggaTTTCTAGTCCGGAAGAATATTTTTAGTTCCCCTTAGGTGCCCCTTACAATCGTCCATTTTGCAGAGCGTTCGTTTCGGAGTACGTGTAAGCAAGTAGCCTGGACTGAGAGCTAAAGTTGGACATACGTTTATATAATGTGGTGCCAATTAAAGATTATCAGAAAGTGACTTTGTCTACATATGTAAAAGTACGTAGTTTACCCGAAATGCTTAGAAATACAACAACTATCCACTTCTTCTTAGAAGGGCAGATTGTCCGCGCCAAGGGTCGAACCGGAAAAGGATGTCTAAAATACAACTGGAGAAGATTAATCCGGATAGAAATTACGCTATCAATTCAAAACTTAGTTGTTTTTAAATGTGTTCATATAATTCGAGTAAACGAAGCAAGAAACTACCAAATATATGACGAATCAAGTGAACTTTAGGGATATTCGGTCATTTTCCCATCagaatataattaatttttatttccgGATTTCCGAATGCAGCACATATTGATGCCGTTTTTCTCATTTAGATTGGCCTCAATGGACGTCCAACACTTCACATATATCGAGATCTCCATCCGTTCGTTTGAGTGGACTGTTTATGTACGTATTGCAAAAATAAGCACTGCTGTAAGAAATGCTTCGTTTAAATGTTCAATGTCGAAGTAAGAAACTTGATATTTTATTGAACTTTGTTTCAAAGCCTCGACGCTCAGGGCCAACATTTCGGTCAAAACCGCATGCAAGATTTGAAAAAAGGCTAACCCCAGGAAATGGTTGCAATATTAATATGGTAGGAGCCTAGTTCTGCATAATCCTGTGTAATAcggcatccagttgacccttgacttcaAGAAATTTCGGAAGTTAAAAAATCTGTTTCTATAATTAAACCTGAAGGGTCAAACATAATTATGTCATATAGATATAGTAGATGAATGCCAAATATGTTTTTGCTCATTATTTTCAATCACAAGTGCTTGACTCgtttatatgttattattttataaaacgagtcaggcacctgtgttTCAATCCATTATATGGGAAAGGGTTAGCTTTAAATGATATGATTAATATAAAGGGACGACTCAAACTCTGACTCAATATTGGATTACATTGATACAAAGTGAATACAATCTAGCATTATTTCTCCACATCTTGTAAAAGAGCAATGCTGATATCTCACCCTAGCTACCTTGTGAATAAATACCATGTTTTgtagaaatgaaaaaaagatgGCTGCTGATTCCAGTGAAGAGAAATTGTCGGAAGATTACATCCAGGAAACAGTGAGACAACTTGTAAGACACatttgctgtatatatatatatatatgtttatcacaTAATGGTCCTGTTATCTAGTGAAATTGTTGATAAATGAGAAAAAAACCTTCCTTTGTCAAGATGGCTTAATTTCCATTCAATCAAAGGATGACTGCTACCTGcaatacatacacataatataatgatttgttagttgatgttatatacttttgtgtatatatttcacttgGTAGTGTAATTATAAGTGTACTTTGGATCATTTCTCAATTGGCTGTGCCAGTCGGAAAGTGACATCATAAAATTCATATGGGGTTTGACATCATAGTATGGTCAATGATATTGTCATAAGTGTATTGTCATGGTGCAACAAAATCACTGCCTTCTTTTGATTTTGTCCTCCATATTTAGACttcaaaacatgtcaaaatttaatttttatgttatgactgtgtATCTCAATTTGTGTTCATTTCATATGAGTTTTTTTTGTCTGGAAGTAATATTTTTCTACACAGACAAAGAATTATTAATTTGTAAAACtcatttcataaaatttcatatgaaataaaattcagTTAACATCGATATCctatatagtacattgtatatacaaagAGAATATTAATGAAGTAGTGTTAACATTGTACACTCAAACCTGTCATGaatgaccttccaagggaggtaataaaaAAGGTCACAAATGataggtggtctcttaatcaaGGTTCAGGTaataaatataactaatatttaattaacatgGGAAGTGAAAAATACAgtcacatacattgtatgagAGGGAGTCACTAAATTCAAGTGGCCACCAAGGCAGGtttgactacatgtacatataaaatgtgaaaagaGAATATTGAAAGTGCTACCTGGTATTGTATCATTACAAATATTGTCTAGATTTGTTTATGATTTTGTCACcagtgaaaaaaatatgttttccaCGTTTTTGTTGATGTATCATTAAagttagctatatatatatatataggttataCCATACCCATTTCTATCTCTTATTTCAGTGTCGGAAACTGGAGAATAGCGGCGATGATTGTTTATTTCTGCGAGTGACTGATCGAGGAACAGCTTGCTCCAAGTTGGGGACAAAGAATGCTCTATTGTTTGaaaggacacaaccacagcTTACACAGGAATTCAGGAAATTTTGTTCAGGTCTGAATCACTTGTTACATTCTGATGATATTGTCATTATACATTCTTTTGTAAGTTCATCTGACCTGAAATGTCAGGCTGACCTAAAGCCATGGCATTAATCCTGTCATTGTTCAACCTGTTTAAATTTTTcgcatttcaaataatttttttacgACCTGAAATGTCAGGCTGACCTAAAGCCATGGCATTAATCCTGTCATTGTTCAACCTGTTTAAATTTTTCGTATTTCAAATAACTTTTTTACGACCTGAAATGTCAGGCTGACCTAAAGCCATGGCATTAATCCTGTCATTGTTCAACCTGTTTAAATTTTTcgcatttcaaataatttttttacgACCTGAAATGTCAGGCTAACCTAAAGCCATGGCATTAATCCTGTCATTGTTCAACCTGCTTAAATTTTTcgtatttcaaataatttttttctgatatccacctgtgggattcagctaAAACTTGtttgaaatgatcctgggatgaaTCCTGTCCATTTGTTTTGCCATTAGTAGACATATGAATTATTAATCTATATCAACAACTACAAGTAGTAGGTATCATAATAGTTAGTATACTCTCATACATCAGACAGGGAATTCTAATATGCTACATATACGCAGTCTTAATTGTTTTGCCTTGTCCATTCTTTGTGGCATATTTTTACACAAGATTAGACACAAAGTgacataaaaattaaaatgatattgtttGAAGATATAAGCCAAATCTGGTAATATAACTTACCAGTGATGTaattcaaatagaaaaaaaaaatgaaaatagtaCTTTTTCGTGTAGTTTCATGcaaatttaacaaaacaaagtatgaaaaaaactttgaaaaaaatacttaattacCTGTATTAAGGTTGATTTTTCCCGGTCTCAGATTGACATCCGCAGCATTTCATTCTTGGCTTTCCCTAAACAAGATTTTGTTACTGTAGAATGGTCCTTGACTGATAAATCAATCTCTACAATGTACAGGTAGCTGATTCTGTTGTCATTTTCTCAGAGAGAGATTAAACCTTTGGTAGGGAAATTTTATTGTAGGAAAAAATAACACTAAAGAGTTGCTTTcttattgaatttaaaattgaTCGCTATTAGATTATAGAGAGACATTTTAacaagatatttcaaatattaaatacatttgcGAGCAAGTTTCTTGCTGTTAACTGAGAATTTTATATTCTAAAATTCATTTAAGTGGTGAGATTCTTctgaatgtaaaaaaatatttcactaATAACTACATACCATCAGAACATATTCGAAAATACAAATCTGTGTTTATCTGATAACACATTTTTCAGGGTTTGAGTTATAATTAAGATACAGTATAgtgattttaaatttcttttgtcagggatatttgtaaatgatctccCTTTGATAAACTAGACTGCAAAATCCAAATCCTGAATTAGATCCTAcaaatattttgtcatatttgtatcattttacTTATAATGTCCTGaaggtaaatatatttttatatgtattgcTTTGAATGACAACATTTTTCCTGAAAAGATTGTGACctttacatttgtttttattgacagGACTTTATTCTTCTTTGGGTGTGTCCTTGAAGAGCGAAGGAGATTTAAATGGTTAGTATATTGAGAGactaaaattttttaaatcattaatattttatttttttatatttgttttatttttccaaggcatattatacataggtacatatatatattttacttcggAAACATTTACATACTTACTCACTCTACATTCTATCTTTTGACATTCAAATTAATGTATATTGCATCTATTCACTCAATTGTTCAGCTTTCACACTATATATTCTTCCAAAACCTTTCATATTTAACGTCATATGTTTTCACCCTCTCACCCTAacaaacatacacacctaacatcaatggtataagataaaaacaaacacagataCACGTGGACAGGATACAaatcataacatttatattatttaatcttgaacaaaacgacaaaaatccatatagacatatacagacatacataaaGAAGAGGAAAGGAAGGAGAAGGAAGAGAAGAAGGATGAAAAGTGGAAGAAAGAAAGGAAGGAGAAGAAGAAAAGGAAGGGAGtactttgtaatattttaaagtatttttattcaaagatagtacaaaagaagaaaaaaaaaaaaaaaaaaaaaaataaatatcatacttTACACAATTTATGCCAAAAGAGGAAAGAACTGGATGGTAGACTTGTTACTAAAAATGTAGATtaactcaattatatatatttactgcaaTTGTCAGACACTGGGATTCCAGCAAAAGAAGAAGGTACCACATGTATGcgattattaatatttaatacaaataaatgtgtaatgtataagtcaataaaacagattaaaaaagtattattcCATAATCTGCAAAAGTTTATCCCATTTTCTCCATTCAgccaaacatttgtttttttctttttccccttttttagagcTACAAAATTTTCTGACTTTATAATGATCATAGATACAATAGAGTAAAgagttgatatttaaagatttatgcAGACATCTGtttctgtatatgtattgttttataatcaaaataatttgattatctACTTTAAAGGATGGATTTTTATAATCACCATCATATTTACCAAAaagcattgtttttttatttagtctAAAGGGAATAAATAATGCATCTAATAATATATCTAGACCTTCAAGAAGATTCTGAACTTGATCACATTCCCAAAAAAGGTGAACAATTGATTCAATTTCTGAGTTACAAAAGTTACAGAATGGATTGTTTGTTAGTTTGGctttgaaaagaaatgaattaGTTGTTAAGATATGATGTGATATTCTAAATTGCAACCAGTGTAATCGTGAGTTTTTACTTACTGTAAAAggaagtgtatatatactacaccaatcatttaaattgaaatcaagTACGTTAGACCATTTCTCTTTCCCTTTAGCAGTAATATCATTCTTTGAATTtagaatatcataaaatatcttCGAGCCTTTAttaatattaagaaatattgcaatattgcTAGGTAAAACTGGATATACAAAGTTATAAGTAGTGGAATCAAATTCAAagtgttgtaaacatttttttattgcagATATTACtccattatatttcaaaaagttaGTGTTAATGCTATACTTTtgaataaattcattaaaagagaaaaaagtgttgttgtttacatcttTAAAGAAGTCACCAATGACATAAATACCCTTTTCATACCACTTAGAGTAGAAAATTGTTCCACCacctattgtaatatttttgttatgccAGACAGGTGTATGCAAGAGTGCTTTCCCTTTGACTAGTTTCATATTAGTAGAGTTATCTAATCTTGACCAAGCCCTAAGTACATCTTTCCAAAAagaattgctaatattttgttgGCATAGATCTATATAGTTCCCTCCAATATTCATTAGTTTATCTAGGTCTAAATATTTTTCTAGTAGTGTTTTCCATTTTCCTGAAGATTGAAACAGTCGCTTAACCCAGCCAATTTTTAATGAATCAACAAAATTTTGAGTATTGAGCATTTTTAGTCCCCCATGAGAGTGATCTTGTACAATAATATCTCTTTTAATTTTATCCACTTTACTATGccacaaaaattcaaataaaatagagtttatttttttaattatcttgtCACCTGGGTTTGGTAGagcaataaataaatgattaaattgggagatcattaatgattttattaaatgaattttacCTATTGGAGTTAAGTTACGTCTGCTCCAAGcagtaataatattttttaattttactattttcttatcaaagttcattttaatcatttcatgtagATCAACGCTGAAATCTATTCCTAATAGAGTGAATTTTTCTTTTCCCCATTTCAAGTTTAGTTCAGGTAGAAATTTATCTTGACTATATTTTTTACTGCCAATCCATACAATTTCTGtcttatcaatattaatttttaatccTGAAATTgatgcaaaaatatttaattcattcaTTGTTTCTTTAAGAGATTCCTCAGATCCATCAAGAGTTAAGTAtgtgtcatctgcatattgtgaaagtaaaatatttgtattatcaacTTCTATCCCcttaatatgtttgttatttctAAGCCTAATAGCAAGAATTTCGGCACAAAGAATGAAGATATATGGTGCGATCGGATCCCCTTGTCTACATCCCCTTTTTATTCTGAAAAATGATGAAAGATTCCCTCCCTGATTAATAGAAGCTCCTACATTACAGTTAAACAATTGTACccaattttttatataatttccgAAACCAAAAAAATCTAACACTTTTGCTATGAAGTTAAAAGAAACAGAATCGAAcgccttttcaaaatctatcatTAAAACCATCCCcggaatatcattttcttcagTATAATTCATAATGTCATATAAAAGTCTAGTGTTTTCCCCAATGTATCGACCTGCTATAAAACCTGATTGATCTTTGTTAACAATTATGTCCAAAACtgattttattctatttgcaaTAACCCCTGAtccaattttatatataatatttaataaagtTATAGGTCTCCAGTTTTTGATATATTGACGTGGTTTATCTTTTTTTGGAATACAAATTATTACACCGTGGCGTTGTGTTACAGATAATTCTCCTTTCATGTATCCATAATTTAGTGAACGGACAATGAAATACCCAAGTTGTtcccaaaaatatttaaaaaattcaacGGTATAGCCATCAGAGCCaggacttttattatttttcatattgcTTAATGTCTTATATGCTTCCTCAATAGTAATAAGTCCTTCTAATTTATCAGATTCATACATATTTAGTTTTGGGATGTTTTCGAAATCAATAAGAGAATCAAGAGTTATATCAGTTAAAGTATCATctgaattatataaattttcataaaagcaTTGGATTTTATCTAGAATTTCTtcttgttttgtaattaaggTGCCATCTTCTAACTGAATTTTTGGAACTATTTTTGATGTAAAGTTTCTATTTTCCAAACTGAAAAAGTAATTAGTTGGTTTCTCCCCTTCTTCTTCCCACTTTGCCCTAgaaaatcattaatattttgacagattgtttattttatgtttaactAAAATTTCAGATCTAGTAAtggcacacacacacaaacacacccTCACTTTCACAAGGAAATGAAAAAGTCTACTGACATAAGTATTACCAGAAAATCTGGTGAAATATGAGTTTTACTACTTAATTATTTTGTCAGTGGCACCAAACTTTATATATAGACGACGGATCTCCCACCTACCgtaaatatctattttcttCCAACATCCTTACTTAGGCCTGTccagaattttgaaactttatacaTGTGGCAcatatttgaaacaaatataGACTATTATATAGATAGACTAAAAGTTAAATTGTAATGTAGTTCAGTGAGTATTAAATACCAGTATATTCTGGTTTGTAATGACTAATCTTATATTTAATTACAACTTATTCTActatgtttgctatgcaacgccagttttgattggtttaaaaccatgtattattttccaataatacacgctcgtgccaataatacacgctcgtgagtcacggctgttacaattttatatatctaaaattcacccgtctcataaaaggttactatagccgagtgggctaatgggttagtctttcaataattttttatcacgacgcgagttcgaacctacggaggcccccctttttttctttttctttttttttttttttttgttaattttcaaaatcaatgccatatgatagatgcttttgatcgtagtactgtattgcctgtatatttcatcaacaaataatgcaatactcaagaggttttctcggggtttctttgctgtttttctattagaaagaggtcgatctcagaactaaacagtacatggtagaatagaaataatcaactttgactcgtgtattgttgcaggatatacaactcggactcggatattttgcaattttaattaataactcaggcctgcggccttcgttattaatttaattgcaaaatatcctcgtcctcgttgtatatcctgcaacaatacacgaatcatcgttaattatttcttaaatcacCTGTAGGTGGCTATAATCAAGTTGTATAGAAAGACAACCAATTTGTTTGCCAtcataactgtatatatttgaatgttatgagtgtatattttaaattttttctcTACATTGGTGTATCAATTTTTCGAATATTAGCCTAAATGACTGACTGTAGTTGAgccataaaacaatacaaaaaaaaaaaaatacagaaaaaacatCTGTTGTGTAGACTATACTGACCAGTGCTCGAACGggaccagtgctcgaacactttgtttatttttgcttcTCCTTTCCTAAATCATACTTTCCATCCGTTCTTTCCACATGAGTATTATGGGGTGTAACAGCACTTTCTTACCTCCGGTAGCAATAGCTCTCTATCAAGGACGATAATCCAAATTTGAGCAGACGACAATGGTCATCATATAGTGTaaaatcaaatatcatcaaacaaACATCGTTTCCGGAAAGGTTAGTATTCATGgaaaaatctgtattttgaaagaattatagcaaaatacatAATTCAAAAGAAAAGTAATGATTCGAATGTAGATCTGAcacagttttgaaaaaaatatcaaaatgacggACGAAGACAGATTCTGGGTTGGGTGTGACAGCAGGTACCACTACAATTGTCTACCGTCACCTGTCCAAACAAAGGTTGACCTTAGCTTGATTGTCGACGAGTACCAATGGCTGTGTACCAGGTATAGACAAGAGTAATAAGTTTTGACATTTCTAGCAAAATATAATAGGTATGGGACATCTTTACTTGTCAATGCTACTATGATCTGATTCGGAAGATATGCGCACTGGTCCAAAATGTCAGCTTCCGCTGTGTTCCGATCTATTTTTATCCTACGGGATGTTTGATAAtctgaacaatattttttttaagaaaggatgtatgtacattaccATATTCGAGCACTGGTCTGTACTTACGTAAATACCCGCCATTGCACAGGTGTCATGTGACCTGCTGCAAAAAATAAACCAACGTGCAAAAGTCACGGTGATAGGCTTGAAATTACTAACGGTAAGTCTGCCCTGTATAATCACAACTAAACTTTAACTTTTCAATAGgtattggaaataaaacaacaaaaaactatgttttgtgttcgagcactggtcgGATGAGTCTAGGTTTAATGGCTTTATGTGAGTATGGTGGGGACAAAACTGTATACAGTTATAAATAGAACATcaaaatctttatactttatgtCTGTAACTTAGAAACTTTAAAGCATGCGGCAGGTATTTGAAATGGAAGAAGAGTAAATTTGCATGATCTTCACATCATTGATCTTTAGAAATTGTATTCAGAAAGGTGATTGAAATGAATTCGTTAAACAGTGATATCAATTCTCTATGTTCTGAATATTTAACTTCAATCTGTTTAACATCATCTGTTCCCGGCTCCATTGACTTCGTAGGCGTAGTACAAACTCAATGGAGCCATGCACagatgattttaatcagattggttttactttaaaatgagTCTTAAGTTATGTAAGATCCACTTCAGTAATCTGATGaagaaaattaaagttgaatcTTTTTTCTTGATGAAGTCtattctttgttttatatagatgaAGATGGTGGTTCCGTAAGACCGGAGACTGTCCTGACAACAGATACTCAGGCAGATTCGGGAGATGGAGGATGTGATGAAATGTATGATACAGGCACCTGTTGTCAACAAACAGTGCTGACTACAAACAAACTGGAAGGAGGAACAAGATACATAGGAGAAAGTAAAGATGATAGAACAGCCATATTTAATAGCCAAACAGAAAGTAAAGATGATAGAACAGCCATCTTTAATAGCCAAACAGAAAGTGgcagaaaaaaatcaacaaacaagaaaaagaaaacaaatatcaatagTGAAAATACAAAGTCCAAATTGACTAAGAATAACAGATCAGACGAGAATGACAGTACAATTATTGAGTGTGCCGCTGTTAATACAATTGGTACACAGAATAAAATGGATAATAGTGAAAGCCGGGCTCGACCGAAACGTAAAATGTGTACACCAAGCAAGTTAAAACTGTATGAAACAAACTTCAATAAGAGTAGTGAGAATTCTTCAGGTGCTAAAAATAACACCTCCACACCTATAGAGAAATCTGTCAGGGCTGTGAAGGGGAAAGTTACTAAGAGCTGCCCAAAGGAATCACTTGACAAAGAAAGCAAGGGTCATAAAGGTGAAGGAGAAAGAAGGACATGTCTTGGTAAGAAAAGCAAAAAGTCTGAGATCACCCTCTGGTGGAAACAAAAAGTCTGATCAAGAGATGCCCTCTTGTGGAATTAAAAAGACTAAGACAGCCATTGGTGGAAACGATAAGTCTGAGATGCCCTCTAGTGGAAACAAAAAGTCTGATCAAGAGATGCCCTCTGGTGGAAACAAAAAGCCTAAGACAGCCATTGGTGGAAACGATAAGTCTGAGATGCCCTCTATTGGAAACAAAAAGTCTGAGATACCCTCTAGTGGAATTAAAAAGAAATCTAAACTAAATGAAAGCGAATCTGTATCACTGGGGGATATAAGTGATGCAGATGACATTGGGGAATATAtagatgatgataatgatgaagATTATGTTGTAGAAAAGTCTCGATCATCTAAATCAAAGTCAAACAAATTTTCCAGCTCTGGTAAGAAAGTTGGAAACACTGTGACAGacaataacattttaaagtGTAAGAAATGCAATTTAGTTTTTGGATACCGTTGTTCCTTAAATCGACATCTCAGAAACAATGTGTGCTCCACAGCTGGAACTAGGAACACAGCAAAGAAAGTAAAGATTTTAAAGAAATCTAGCACAGATGTGAGTCAGAAGAGACACCTGGACCATCATATTGGTAACAGTGCTAAAAAACTGAAGGGTATGCCTGGTTTTAAAACAGAAgctgaggaggaggaggaattCGAGGAGAAATGTATGATGGCTGATGGTAAACAGG contains these protein-coding regions:
- the LOC117315923 gene encoding uncharacterized protein LOC117315923 — translated: MAADSSEEKLSEDYIQETVRQLCRKLENSGDDCLFLRVTDRGTACSKLGTKNALLFERTQPQLTQEFRKFCSGLYSSLGVSLKSEGDLNDEDGGSVRPETVLTTDTQADSGDGGCDEMYDTGTCCQQTVLTTNKLEGGTRYIGESKDDRTAIFNSQTESKDDRTAIFNSQTESGRKKSTNKKKKTNINSENTKSKLTKNNRSDENDSTIIECAAVNTIGTQNKMDNSESRARPKRKMCTPSKLKLYETNFNKSSENSSGAKNNTSTPIEKSVRAVKGKVTKSCPKESLDKESKGHKGEGERRTCLGKKSKKSEITLWWKQKV